The Sorangiineae bacterium MSr11367 genome window below encodes:
- a CDS encoding glutamine synthetase family protein has translation MRDGTNLRAEFEARGIRKVKVGGFDVDGVLRGKYVALDKFWSALEHGFGFCDVIFGWDIADVLYDNAKVTGWSTGYPDAHARIDPDTFRVIPWEPDTAAFLVDFVQKDGSAHAACPRSLFKSVLARAQSRGFDPVFSAEYEFFIFRESADSLHEKGFRNLTPLSPGMFGYSWLREGQHAELLHDIMDRMEAFDISIEALHTETGPGVYEVALRYDSALRMADKAALFKTAMKQLCANRGLSVTFMAKWNADLPGSSGHLHQSLWRRSDKSNAFYDPTDPQKLSKVARQYVGGQIANMAALTALYSPTINSYKRYVPGVWAPLTASWGVENRTCAIRAIPGDEKSTRLEYRQTAADMNPYIAMAACLGAGLWGIEHEVEPPAEGKGDTSGESSGFQSLPRTLKDATQLLSRCNEARAILGEPFVDHYVRTRDWEVRQYERIVTEWELRRYFESV, from the coding sequence ATGCGAGACGGGACGAACCTGAGGGCGGAGTTCGAGGCACGGGGTATTCGCAAGGTGAAAGTCGGCGGCTTCGACGTCGATGGTGTCTTGCGCGGCAAGTACGTCGCACTCGACAAATTCTGGAGCGCGCTCGAGCACGGATTCGGCTTCTGCGACGTCATTTTCGGCTGGGACATCGCGGACGTGCTCTACGACAACGCGAAGGTCACCGGCTGGTCGACCGGCTACCCCGATGCGCACGCACGCATCGACCCCGACACCTTCCGCGTCATCCCCTGGGAACCGGACACCGCGGCCTTCCTCGTCGATTTCGTCCAGAAGGACGGCTCGGCCCACGCCGCGTGTCCGCGCTCGCTCTTCAAGAGCGTCCTCGCACGCGCCCAATCGCGCGGCTTCGATCCGGTGTTCTCCGCCGAGTACGAGTTTTTCATCTTTCGCGAAAGCGCCGACTCGCTGCACGAAAAGGGCTTTCGCAACCTCACGCCGCTTTCGCCGGGCATGTTCGGCTATTCCTGGTTGCGCGAAGGGCAGCACGCGGAACTGCTCCACGACATCATGGACCGCATGGAGGCCTTCGACATTTCCATCGAGGCCCTGCACACGGAAACGGGCCCCGGCGTCTACGAAGTCGCGCTTCGCTACGACAGCGCATTGCGCATGGCCGACAAAGCGGCGCTCTTCAAAACGGCCATGAAGCAGCTTTGCGCGAACCGCGGACTCTCCGTGACGTTCATGGCCAAGTGGAATGCCGACTTGCCCGGCTCGAGTGGCCATTTGCATCAATCGCTTTGGCGGCGCAGCGACAAATCGAATGCCTTTTACGATCCGACCGATCCGCAAAAGCTGAGCAAAGTGGCGCGCCAGTACGTGGGCGGCCAAATCGCCAACATGGCGGCGCTCACCGCCCTCTATTCGCCGACCATCAACAGCTACAAGCGCTACGTCCCCGGCGTATGGGCACCCCTCACCGCATCGTGGGGCGTGGAGAACCGGACGTGCGCCATTCGGGCCATCCCGGGCGACGAGAAGTCCACTCGGCTCGAATACCGGCAAACGGCGGCCGACATGAATCCGTACATTGCCATGGCCGCATGCCTCGGCGCCGGCCTCTGGGGCATCGAGCACGAAGTGGAGCCGCCCGCCGAGGGCAAAGGCGACACGTCGGGCGAAAGCTCGGGCTTCCAGAGCTTGCCGCGCACCCTCAAAGACGCCACGCAGCTACTGTCACGCTGCAACGAGGCGCGGGCCATCCTCGGCGAGCCCTTCGTCGATCATTACGTGCGCACCCGCGATTGGGAGGTGCGCCAGTACGAGCGCATCGTCACCGAATGGGAACTCCGCCGCTATTTCGAGTCGGTGTGA